One region of Salvia miltiorrhiza cultivar Shanhuang (shh) chromosome 3, IMPLAD_Smil_shh, whole genome shotgun sequence genomic DNA includes:
- the LOC131019150 gene encoding receptor kinase-like protein Xa21 has translation MEKNLSCILQYAFLITITFPMLSSEAKAKQPLSLATDQTALLSLKYTSLLLATNWTNSSSVCTWIGVTCSLRHHRVAALNLSNMALSATIPPQLGHLSFLVSLDLTNNLFYGDLPQELFLLRRLKFISFRLNKFTGDIPPMLGQLPKLEYLSLRNNSFIGSIPKSLSNLTNLQFLDLSFNSLSGEIPKEFGRLQSLQTLYVESNHLSGAIPSAIFNISTLIVLALRNNELSGSLPTDMCRNLPFLALIRLSINRLSGAIPTNLSQCSRLEVLSLAYNSFSGEIPSEIGYLTSLQYLALGGNNLNGILPHEIGHLQSLVTFGAEFNQIAGSIDFNIFMNMSSLQTLALWRNKFTGNLSRNVGNITMLTKLELSENHLTGLIPTEFSQLYHLESLVLLSNSLSGSIPHELFNISTLRILSLVDNALSGVLPTHLCHASPFLEQLILGENSITGAIPNSISNCSQLTILSLPDNKFSGYIPTHLGNLRLLQILQLYSNNLTQASSSSFITSLTNCRSLTYLSISNNPLYGVIPASVGNLSSSLSKFYATNCKFSGSIPVEIGNLSNLMMLELSANELSGNIPLTISHLHELQRFSLSNNMLGGSIPHAICNLFSLDGLNFSGNQFSDPIPKCLGNVSSLRYLYLHSNILNSSIPSSLWGLKDLITLDLSSNSLNGSLPLEMSNLGAAIHINLSMNQLSGSIPSTIGKLQNLINLSLANNRLEGSIPVSMGSMINLANLDLSYNNLSGSIPKSLEALQHLDYFNVSFNSLSGEIPNEGCFRNFTTDCFKGNEALCAIPKFHFQICSSISNHRSKRKKVERASFIVFGVVAFISVVSLAFIIVKNKRKDKTTSSEVDELKSIVPERISYYELLQATERFNESHLLGTGSSCSVYKGILNNGKDIAVKVFNMQLEGISRIFDVECEILRSIRHRNLTSVISSCSNEEFKALVLEYMPKGNLEKWLYSHNYCLNMMERLNIMIDVASALEYLHHGYSMPIVHSDLKPSNVLLDEDMVAHVSDFGIAKLLCDGDSIVLTNTLATLGYIAPGEVSLDICIALHF, from the exons ATGGAGAAAAACCTTTCTTGCATTTTGCAGTATGCATTCCTAATCACCATAACCTTCCCAATGCTTTCTTCTGAAGCCAAAGCCAAACAACCTCTGAGCCTTGCAACTGATCAAACTGCCCTTCTTTCACTCAAATATACATCTCTTTTACTTGCAACTAATTGGACCAATTCGAGCTCCGTCTGCACCTGGATTGGCGTCACTTGCAGCTTGCGCCACCACAGAGTAGCTGCCTTGAATCTCTCCAACATGGCTCTCTCCGCCACCATTCCACCGCAGCTCGGACACCTGTCCTTCCTCGTCTCCCTCGACCTCACCAACAACCTTTTCTATGGAGATTTGCCTCAAGAGCTTTTTCTCCTTCGCCGTTTGAAGTTCATATCTTTCCGACTCAACAAATTCACCGGAGACATCCCTCCGATGTTGGGTCAGTTACCAAAATTAGAGTACTTGTCTTTACGCAACAACAGCTTCATAGGTTCCATCCCAAAATCACTCTCAAACCTCACAAACCTACAATTTCTTGACTTATCTTTCAATTctctaagtggagaaattccaaaaGAGTTTGGGAGACTTCAAAGTCTACAAACTCTGTATGTTGAATCCAATCATTTATCGGGTGCTATACCATCAGCCATATTCAACATCTCGACCCTTATAGTTTTAGCATTGAGAAACAATGAACTGAGTGGAAGTCTTCCGACAGACATGTGTCGTAATCTTCCATTTCTTGCTCTCATTCGTCTTTCTATAAATCGGCTGAGTGGTGCGATTCCCACAAATCTGTCCCAATGTTCACGGCTTGAGGTGTTGAGCCTCGCATACAACTCTTTTAGTGGGGAGATACCTTCAGAAATCGGCTACTTAACATCTCTTCAGTATTTAGCTCTTGGTGGTAACAATTTGAATG GAATACTACCGCATGAGATTGGCCATCTTCAGAGTCTGGTTACTTTTGGTGCTGAATTCAATCAGATTGCGGGCTCAattgatttcaatattttcatgaatatgtCTTCTTTGCAAACCTTAGCACTATGGCGTAACAAATTCACGGGGAACCTTTCAAGGAATGTTGGGAATATTACCATGCTAACAAAGTTAGAGCTCTCGGAAAACCATTTAACAG GGCTTATTCCCACTGAATTTAGCCAACTTTACCATTTGGAGTCATTAGTACTACTGTCGAACAGCTTGAGTGGTTCGATTCCACATGagctctttaacatttcaactctTCGGATTCTTTCACTTGTCGACAATGCTCTGTCAGGGGTTCTTCCAACCCATTTATGCCATGCCTCTCCCTTTCTCGAACAACTTATTCTTGGCGAAAATTCTATCACCGGAGCAATACCCAACTCCATCTCTAACTGTTCTCAACTCACAATTCTCTCACTTCCTGATAACAAATTCAGTGGTTATATACCTACTCATCTCGGCAACCTAAGACTTCTTCAAATTCTTCAACTGTACAGCAACAATCTTACCCAGGCATCATCATCTTCGTTCATTACTTCATTGACAAATTGCAGGTCTCTAACATATTTGTCAATTAGTAATAATCCTCTATACGGTGTCATTCCAGCTTCTGTTGGGAACTTATCTTCCTCGCTTTCAAAATTCTATGCCACCAACTGCAAATTCAGTGGCAGCATTCCTGTTGAAATAGGCAATTTAAGCAATTTGATGATGTTAGAGTTGTCAGCAAATGAGTTATCTGGTAATATTCCACTAACTATAAGCCATTTGCATGAACTTCAAAGATTTTCTCTGTCTAATAACATGTTGGGAGGCTCAATACCACATGCTATATGCAATCTATTCAGCCTCGACGGTTTAAATTTTAGCGGGAATCAATTTTCAGACCCAATTCCTAAATGTTTGGGAAATGTCTCATCCTTAAGATATCTTTATCTACACTCCAACATTTTGAATTCTAGCATACCATCAAGCTTATGGGGCCTAAAAGATTTGATCACTCTAGACTTGTCCTCAAATTCATTAAATGGGTCACTACCTCTAGAGATGAGTAACTTAGGAGCAGCAATACATATAAACCTATCGATGAATCAGTTGTCAGGGTCAATTCCTAGCACTATTGGGAAGTTGCAGAATTTGATTAATCTGTCTTTGGCAAATAATAGACTGGAAGGTTCTATTCCTGTGTCAATGGGAAGCATGATCAATTTGGCAAATCTCGATTTGTCATACAACAACCTCTCTGGTTCAATCCCAAAGTCTTTAGAAGCACTTCAACACCTCGACTACTTTAATGTCTCTTTCAATAgtttaagtggagaaattcctaatGAAGGTTGTTTTAGAAACTTCACTACGGATTGTTTTAAGGGTAATGAGGCATTGTGTGCAATCCCCAAGTTCCATTTCCAAATTTGCTCTTCAATTTCTAATCACAGATCGAAGAGAAAGAAGGTGGAACGAGCTTCATTTATTGTTTTCGGGGTTGTGGCTTTCATCTCAGTTGTTTCTTTGGCCTTTATAATTGtcaaaaacaaaaggaaagataAGACGACTAGCAGCGAAGTTGATGAGCTGAAATCCATTGTGCCGGAAAGAATCTCTTATTATGAATTGCTGCAAGCAACGGAAAGATTCAATGAAAGCCATTTACTTGGCACCGGGAGTTCTTGCTCTGTTTATAAGGGAATTCTTAACAATGGGAAGGATATCGCTGTCAAGGTGTTTAATATGCAACTAGAAGGTATTTCAAGAATATTTGATGTCGAATGTGAGATACTGCGTAGCATTCGACACAGGAATCTGACAAGCGTCATAAGCAGTTGCTCCAATGAAGAGTTCAAGGCATTAGTACTTGAATATATGCCAAAGGGAAACCTTGAAAAATGGTTATATTCCCACAACTATTGCTTGAATATGATGGAGagattgaatataatgattGATGTTGCATCTGCTTTGGAGTATCTTCACCACGGTTATTCAATGCCCATTGTCCACAGCGACTTGAAGCCTAGTAATGTGCTGTTAGATGAAGACATGGTTGCCCATGTAAGCGACTTTGGGATAGCAAAGTTGTTGTGCGATGGAGATAGCATTGTGTTAACCAACACGCTAGCAACATTGGGTTACATCGCTCCAGGTGAAGTTTCTCTAGATATATGTATTGCACTTCACTTTTAA
- the LOC131019151 gene encoding LRR receptor-like serine/threonine-protein kinase GSO1, whose product MALSATIPPQLGHLSFLVSLDLTNNLFHGDFPHQLSLLRRLKFISLRLNNFTGDIPPMLGQLPKLEYLSLRNNSFIGSIPKSLSNLTNLQFLDLTYNSLSGEIPKEFGRLQSLQTLSVQFNHLSGAIPSAIFNISTLVAMAFTHNELSGSLTTDMCHNLPFLTVISTNVSQCSRLEVLALSYNSFSGEIPSEIGYLTSLQILYIGGNKLNGILPHEIGHLQSLVKFGAEWNEIAGSIDFNIFMNMSSLQNIYLNRNKFTGNLSRDVGNITKLTTLDLTENHFTGLIPTEFGQLYHLETLSLSLNSLSGSIPHELFNISTLRILSLAVNALSGVLPTHLCHASPFLEHLLLSNNSLSGAIPNSISNCSQLTILSLAENKLSGYIPTHLGNLRLLQRLELFRNNLTQAPSSSFITSLTNCTSLTLLSIDDNPLNGIIPASVGNLSSSLETFYADNCKFSGSIPVEIGNLSNLMTLVLSANELSGDIPLTISHLHELQGLYLEYNRLGGSIPHDICDLSSLNTLDISQNQFSGPIPKCLGNVSSLRNLYLESNMLNSSIPSSLWGLKDLNYLDLSSNSLNGFLPQEISNLGAAIHINLSMNQLSKSIPSTIGKLQNLVNLSLANNRLEGSIPVSMGKMISLANLDLSYNNLSGSIPKSLEALQQLDYFNVSFNSLSGVIPNGGSFTNFTMDSFKGNEALCGIPKFHVQICSSTSNHRSKRKKVEQASFIIFGVVAFISVVSLAFIIVKNKRKDKTTSREVDELIFIVPERISYYELLQATERFDESNLLGTGSSCSVYKGILNNRKNIVVKVFNMQLEGISRIFDVECGILRSIRHRNLTSVISSCSNEEFKALVLEYMPNGNLEKWLYSHNYCLSMMERLNIMIDVASALEYLHHGYSMPIVHSDLKPSNVLLDEDMVAHISDFGIAKLLCNGDSSVLTNTLATLGYIAPGQVSLNILIALHFQ is encoded by the exons ATGGCTCTCTCCGCCACCATTCCACCGCAGCTCGGACACCTCTCCTTCCTCGTCTCCCTCGACCTCACCAACAACCTCTTCCATGGAGATTTCCCACACCAACTGTCTCTCCTTCGCCGTTTGAAGTTCATATCTCTCCGACTCAACAACTTCACCGGAGACATCCCTCCCATGTTGGGTCAGTTACCAAAATTAGAGTACTTGTCTTTACGCAACAACAGCTTCATAGGTTCCATCCCAAAATCTCTCTCAAACCTCACAAACCTACAATTTCTTGACTTAACTTACAATTctctaagtggagaaattccaaaaGAGTTTGGGAGACTTCAAAGTCTTCAAACTCTGTCTGTTCAATTCAATCATTTGTCGGGTGCTATACCATCAGCCATATTCAACATATCGACCCTTGTAGCTATGGCCTTCACACACAATGAATTGAGTGGAAGTCTTACAACAGACATGTGCCATAATCTTCCATTTCTAACTGTGATTTCCACAAATGTATCCCAATGTTCACGGCTTGAGGTGTTAGCCCTCTCTTACAACTCTTTTAGTGGGGAGATACCTTCAGAAATTGGGTACTTAACATCTCTTCAGATTCTATATATTGGTGGTAACAAATTGAATG GAATACTACCACATGAGATTGGCCATCTTCAGAGTCTGGTTAAGTTTGGTGCTGAATGGAATGAGATTGCGGGCTCAattgatttcaatattttcatgaatatgtCTTCTCTGCAAAACATATATCTAAACCGCAACAAATTCACGGGGAACCTTTCAAGGGATGTCGGGAATATTACCAAGCTAACAACATTGGATCTCACGGAAAACCATTTTACAG GGCTTATTCCCACTGAATTTGGCCAACTTTACCATTTGGAGACATTATCATTATCATTGAACAGCTTGAGTGGTTCGATTCCACATGagctctttaacatttcaactctTCGGATTCTTTCACTTGCCGTCAATGCTCTGTCAGGGGTTCTTCCAACCCATTTATGCCATGCCTCTCCCTTTCTTGAACACCTTCTTCTTAGCAATAATTCCCTCAGTGGAGCAATACCCAACTCCATCTCTAACTGTTCTCAACTCACAATTCTCTCACTTGCTGAAAACAAATTGAGTGGTTATATACCTACTCATCTCGGCAACCTAAGACTTCTTCAAAGACTTGAACTATTCAGAAACAATCTTACCCAGGCACCATCATCTTCCTTCATTACTTCATTGACAAATTGCACGTCTCTAACTCTTTTGTCAATTGATGATAATCCTCTAAATGGTATCATTCCAGCTTCTGTCGGGAACTTATCTTCCTCACTCGAAACATTCTATGCCGACAATTGCAAATTCAGTGGCAGCATTCCCGTTGAAATAGGCAATTTAAGCAATTTGATGACATTGGTGTTGTCAGCAAATGAGTTATCTGGTGATATTCCACTAACTATAAGCCATTTGCATGAACTTCAAGGATTATATCTTGAATATAACAGGTTGGGAGGCTCAATACCACATGATATATGTGATCTATCCAGCCTCAATACTTTAGATATCAGCCAGAATCAATTTTCAGGCCCAATTCCTAAATGTCTGGGAAATGTTTCTTCCTTAAGAAATCTTTATCTAGAATCCAACATGTTGAATTCAAGCATACCTTCAAGCTTATGGGGCCTAAAAGATTTGAACTATCTAGACTTGTCCTCAAATTCATTAAATGGGTTCTTACCACAAGAGATAAGTAACTTAGGAGCAGCAATACATATAAACCTATCGATGAATCAGTTGTCAAAGTCTATTCCCAGCACTATTGGGAAGTTGCAGAATTTGGTTAATCTGTCTTTGGCAAATAATAGACTAGAAGGTTCTATTCCCGTGTCTATGGGAAAAATGATCAGTTTGGCAAATCTCGACTTGTCGTACAACAACCTCTCTGGTTCAATTCCAAAGTCATTAGAAGCACTTCAACAACTCGACTACTTTAATGTCTCTTTCAATAGTTTAAGTGGAGTAATTCCTAATGGAGGTTCTTTTACAAACTTCACTATGGATTCTTTTAAGGGTAATGAGGCATTGTGTGGAATCCCCAAGTTCCATGTCCAAATTTGCTCTTCAACTTCTAATCACAGATCAAAGAGGAAGAAGGTGGAACAAGcttcatttattattttcgggGTTGTGGCTTTCATCTCAGTTGTTTCTTTGGCCTTTATAATTGtcaaaaacaaaaggaaagataAGACGACTAGCAGAGAAGTTGATGAGTTGATATTCATTGTGCCGGAAAGAATCTCTTATTATGAACTGCTGCAAGCAACGGAAAGATTCGATGAAAGCAATTTACTTGGCACTGGGAGTTCTTGCTCTGTTTATAAAGGAATTCTTAACAATAGGAAGAATATTGTTGTCAAGGTGTTTAATATGCAGCTAGAAGGTATTTCAAGAATATTCGATGTCGAATGTGGGATACTACGTAGCATTCGACACAGGAATCTGACAAGTGTCATAAGCAGTTGCTCTAATGAAGAGTTCAAGGCATTAGTACTTGAATATATGCCAAATGGAAACCTTGAAAAATGGTTATATTCCCACAACTATTGCTTGAGTATGATGgaaagattgaatataatgattGATGTTGCATCTGCTTTGGAGTATCTTCACCATGGTTATTCAATGCCCATTGTCCACAGCGACTTGAAGCCTAGTAATGTGTTGTTAGATGAAGACATGGTTGCCCATATAAGCGACTTTGGGATAGCAAAGTTGTTATGCAATGGAGATAGCTCTGTGTTAACCAACACGCTAGCAACATTGGGTTACATCGCTCCAGGTCAAGTTTCTCTAAATATATTGATTGCACTTCACTTTCAATAA